The DNA window TTTGGCGGCATCGAGTTCACCGCGCAGAGTTTCTTTGATTTCCTGCCCAAGGATTTCCGCAATTTCGGTGCCTCCTTCAACACCACCTATCTGGCCGTCGGCAAGATCGAATTTCCCGACAACAGCGATAACAATGCACTGAACATGTCGCATCTCACGCTGAATGCGGCGCTCTATTACGATACGCCCAAGTTCAGCACGCGTATCTCGTGGAACTACAGGTCGCGCTATCGCACCTATGTCCTCGCCAATGCCGAATATTCGCCTTACATCGAACCGACCTCGCGTCTCGATATGGCGATCAACTATACACCGCTCAAATTCATGACGATCAGTCTGGAAGCGAGCAATCTTCTCAAGAACAACATGCGCGAAACCTGGGGCAATGGCAATTTCCTGCCACAGGGCGTGCGTTTCCAGGCCCGCACCTTCCAGGTGAGCGCCCGCGTGCGCATGTGATGCTCAGGCGGGGTGGGAGCATGCTGTTTCCGCCCCGTCCTTCACGAAAGCGCTTGCCTCGAATTTCGAATATCGTATACTAAATGCGCAATCCAGGAGGAAGCGTTCATGACTGCATCCAAGGTGCTGTGGAAGGGTGTCTATCCCGCCGCCACCACACAATTCGCGCAAGATCTCTCGATCGATTACGATGCCACGCAGGGCGTTCAGTCCGCACTCGTCAAGGACGGCGTCGATGGCCTGATCCTGCTGGGCACCTGCGGGGAAAACAACTCGCTCGAAGCCGATGAAAAGCGCAAGGTCCTCGCCGCCGGCGTCGAGGCGGTGGGCGGCAAGGTCCCGCTGGTGGCGGGCGTGTCGGAAATGACCACGGCGCGCGCCATCGACTACGCCCGCGACGCGGAAAAGATCGGCGTCGATGCACTGATGCTGCTGCCCGCCATGGTCTATGTGCCCACGACGGAAGAGCTTCAGGCCCATTTCCGCGCCGTGGCCGAGGCGACCAGCCTGCCGATCATGCTTTACAACAACCCGCCCGCCTATCGCGTGAACGTCGATTTCGCCACGCTGGAGGCTTTGCGCGATGTGCCCAATCTGGTGGCCGTCAAGGAAAGCGCGCCCGACACGCGCCGCATCACCGATGTGATCAACCGCTTCGGCGATCGCTATACGGTGATGGCGGGCCTCGACGATGTGGCGCTTGAGGGCCTGTTGCTGGGCGCTTCGGGCTGGGTTTCGGGCCTGACCAGCGCTTTCCCGGAGGAATCCGTGCGTCTGGTGGCGGCGGTGAACGAGGGGCGGCTCGATGAAGCCCGCGCCATCTATCGCTGGTTCATGCCGCTGCTCCATCTCGATGCCGAGCATGATCTGGTCCAGTCGATCAAGCTGGCCGAGCAG is part of the Novosphingobium sp. genome and encodes:
- a CDS encoding dihydrodipicolinate synthase family protein, whose translation is MTASKVLWKGVYPAATTQFAQDLSIDYDATQGVQSALVKDGVDGLILLGTCGENNSLEADEKRKVLAAGVEAVGGKVPLVAGVSEMTTARAIDYARDAEKIGVDALMLLPAMVYVPTTEELQAHFRAVAEATSLPIMLYNNPPAYRVNVDFATLEALRDVPNLVAVKESAPDTRRITDVINRFGDRYTVMAGLDDVALEGLLLGASGWVSGLTSAFPEESVRLVAAVNEGRLDEARAIYRWFMPLLHLDAEHDLVQSIKLAEQIMGRGSERVRMPRLPLTGQRRADVIAWVEQCAATRPTLKPAVAA